The following are encoded in a window of Torulaspora globosa chromosome 4, complete sequence genomic DNA:
- the TRP5 gene encoding tryptophan synthase TRP5 (ancestral locus Anc_4.92): protein MSTHLRQTFAQAKNEGRNALVTFMTAGYPTVEDTIPILQGFQDGGVDVIELGMPFSDPIADGPTIQVANTVALTNGVTMKNTLDLVRQARETGVTVPIILMGYYNPILNYGEEQFIKDAASAGANGFIIVDLPPEEALKVRNFARESGLSLIPLVAPSTTEERLELLAEIADSFVYVVSRMGTTGAQTSMASDLGQLVTKVRKYTKDTPLAVGFGVSTREHFKDVGSLSDGVVIGSKIVTLCGEAPKGKAYAVAKKYVEEILAGQKHKILTKEEFYQLQRKSIEEARQTEELVNNFNETHKHPSRFGDFGGQYVPEALHACLRELEAGFDEAVADPKFWEEFRSLYSYIGRPSSLHKADRLTEYCGGAQIWLKREDLNHTGSHKINNALAQLLLAKRLGKTEIIAETGAGQHGVATATACAKFGLKCTVFMGAEDVRRQALNVFRMRILGAKVIAVTNGTRTLRDATSEAFRFWVTNLKTTYYVVGSAIGPHPYPTLVRTFQSVIGQETKKQFAELNSGKLPDAVVACVGGGSNSTGMFSPFEKDLSVKLLGVEAGGAGIDTESHSATLTVGRPGVFHGVKTYVLQDQDGQVHDTHSVSAGLDYPGVGPELAYWKSTGRAEFIAASDAQALQGFKLLSQLEGIIPALESSHAIYGACELAKKMKPDQHIVINVSGRGDKDVQSVAEVLPKLGPVIGWDLRFEEDPSLGQ from the coding sequence ATGTCGACACATTTAAGACAAACATTCGCTCAGGCCAAGAACGAGGGCCGCAATGCGTTGGTCACCTTCATGACCGCTGGTTATCCTACCGTTGAAGATACTATTCCAATTTTGCAGGGTTTCCAAGATGGTGGTGTTGATGTAATTGAATTGGGTATGCCCTTCTCTGATCCAATAGCAGACGGTCCTACTATTCAGGTAGCCAACACTGTTGCGTTGACAAATGGTGTAACTATGAAGAATACTCTGGATTTGGTTCGTCAGGCTAGAGAGACAGGCGTTACCGTTCCCATAATTCTGATGGGTTACTACAATCCTATCTTGAACTACGGGGAGGAGcaattcatcaaagacgCAGCTTCCGCTGGTGCCAACGGTTTCATCATTGTGGATTTGCCACCTGAGGAAGCGTTGAAGGTGAGAAACTTTGCTAGAGAATCGGGCTTAAGTTTAATTCCATTGGTTGCACCATCCACAACAGAGGAACGTCTGGAGCTGCTTGCCGAAATAGCAGACTCCTTCGTCTACGTTGTCTCAAGAATGGGTACCACCGGAGCTCAGACTTCTATGGCCAGTGACTTGGGTCAACTGGTTACCAAAGTGAGGAAGTACACGAAGGATACACCACTCGCCGTTGGCTTTGGTGTTTCAACCAGAGAGCACTTTAAGGACGTCGGCTCGCTGTCTGATGGTGTCGTTATTGGATCCAAGATTGTAACACTGTGTGGTGAAGCACCAAAGGGAAAAGCATACGCGGttgccaagaaatatgTCGAGGAGATATTGGCTGGTCAAAAGCACAAGATATTGACCAAGGAAGAATTTTATCAGCTACAGCGGAAGtctattgaagaagctagaCAAACCGAGGAGCTTGTCAACAACTTCAACGAGACACACAAACATCCAAGTAGATTCGGCGATTTTGGTGGTCAATATGTTCCTGAGGCGTTGCATGCTTGTCTCAGAGAGTTAGAGGCCGGTTTCGACGAGGCTGTAGCGGACCCAAAGTTCTGGGAGGAGTTTAGATCTTTGTATTCCTACATCGGTCGTCCCTCCTCCCTGCATAAAGCTGATAGACTAACCGAATATTGCGGTGGGGCTCAAATCTGgttgaaaagagaagatttGAATCACACCGGTTCTCACAAGATCAACAACGCGTTGGCTCAATTGCTATTAGCAAAAAGACTAGGTAAGACCGAAATTATCGCTGAAACTGGTGCTGGTCAACACGGTGTGGCTACTGCCACCGCATGTGCAAAGTTCGGTTTAAAGTGTACAGTTTTTATGGGAGCTGAAGATGTTCGTCGTCAGGCCTTGAACGTTTTTAGAATGAGAATTCTGGGTGCTAAGGTGATTGCTGTTACAAATGGTACAAGGACTTTGAGAGACGCAACCTCCGAGGCGTTCCGTTTCTGGGTCACCAACTTGAAAACAACCTACTACGTTGTTGGATCCGCAATCGGTCCTCATCCTTATCCAACCCTAGTGCGTACTTTCCAAAGCGTGATCGGCCAGGAaacgaagaagcagttcGCTGAGCTGAACAGCGGCAAGCTGCCTGATGCTGTAGTTGCATGCGTAGGTGGTGGTTCCAACTCCACAGGCATGTTCTCGCCATTTGAAAAGGACCTCAGCGTCAAACTGCTGGGTGTTGAAGCAGGTGGTGCTGGTATCGACACTGAGTCTCATTCCGCCACACTTACCGTTGGCAGACCTGGTGTCTTCCATGGTGTCAAGACCTACGTTTTGCAGGACCAGGATGGTCAAGTCCATGACACGCACTCCGTGTCTGCGGGTTTGGACTACCCAGGTGTCGGTCCAGAACTTGCTTACTGGAAATCCACAGGCCGTGCAGAGTTCATAGCGGCCAGTGACGCACAGGCTCTGCAAGGCTTCAAACTGCTTTCGCAGCTTGAAGGTATCATCCCAGCTTTGGAGTCATCCCACGCCATCTACGGTGCCTGCGAACTCgccaagaagatgaaaccAGATCAACACATTGTGATCAATGTTTCTGGAAGAGGTGACAAGGATGTGCAAAGTGTCGCTGAAGTACTGCCCAAGTTGGGTCCAGTCATCGGCTGGGATCTAAGATTCGAGGAGGATCCTTCGTTGGGCCAGTAA
- the CWH41 gene encoding mannosyl-oligosaccharide glucosidase (ancestral locus Anc_4.90) has translation MRLVALASLLLAVAVSALGNSQQGFNSELSFDEYTEQSLLWAPYRPNCYFGIRPRNVDQSPFMLGIMWFDNSDASGLSRIRHFVEQGDKLQKYGWEVYDPRVGGREVIIDEANNLNLTIYFTKSHNGENWAVRVHGEPLDPERGSAASVVVYFNQNGQDGQSRLKKIVGDDSGKMLFHGVSKELGEYQLTVRDNFGSYYSDPGLPTMEIVPGCDSSKTAHLSMTVPDENVWMARDVFLSILSDSVKQIVEEKGAEAVNPSLFPSTFTIRNLYDFPAGNFHYLQKSFDNSSPEGFEFDIIYNALDTKERITSIGDVANLISGTINHVETKFAELFALEPKGEQYHSFALETLSNLLGGIGYFHGTQLVDRVTIFDDEQFEEVKLQHATEEGPLSLFTSVPSRAFFPRGFYWDEGFHLLQIMEYDFDLAFVICSSWFDLIEADSGWIAREVILGDEARSKVPEEFRVQNPNIANPPTLLLAFSEMLDRAIKNQESSALEFPGPVDDEITAQKQTSQLENNPDLLLKYAERIYPKLLKHYNWFKTSQKGLIEEYEEILEDEGILEKVHQEEAYTWRGRTINHCLPSGMDDYPRPQPPDVAELNVDALAWVGIMTRSMRRIAHVLSLKDDEAEYQKIENNIIENLDLLHWSEEHRCYCDITIDSLGDGRAFVCHEGYISLLPFALKLVPLDSPKLKHILSLMSDPEGIFSEYGLLSLSRRDEYFGTAENYWRGPVWLNINYLCLDALTYYFPAVVSGAAEGLSPEESQAKQLFVSLKESLVNNVFKNWEERGYCYESYDQYTGKGKGIEHFTGWTALVVNIMGNK, from the coding sequence ATGCGATTAGTGGCTCTGGCTTCATTGTTGCTAGCGGTTGCAGTAAGTGCACTAGGAAATAGCCAGCAAGGTTTCAACTCTGAACTATCGTTCGATGAATACACTGAGCAGTCGTTGCTATGGGCACCATATAGACCCAATTGCTATTTTGGAATCCGTCCACGCAATGTGGATCAGAGCCCATTTATGTTAGGCATAATGTGGTTTGATAACTCTGATGCTTCGGGGCTTTCACGCATCAGACACTTCGTAGAGCAGGGGGATAAACTGCAGAAGTATGGTTGGGAAGTCTACGATCCCAGAGTAGGTGGCAGAGAGGTCATAATCGATGAGGCAAACAATCTGAACCTTACAATCTACTTTACCAAAAGCCACAACGGCGAAAACTGGGCAGTAAGAGTTCACGGGGAGCCGCTTGACCCTGAAAGAGGATCTGCCGCCTCTGTGGTGGTCTATTTTAACCAGAATGGCCAAGATGGTCAATCTAGACTGAAAAAGATTGTAGGCGACGATTCAGGAAAGATGCTATTTCACGGTGTGTCAAAAGAGCTAGGTGAGTATCAGCTCACCGTTAGGGATAATTTTGGTTCATACTACTCGGATCCAGGTCTGCCTACGATGGAGATTGTGCCGGGATGCGACTCTTCTAAAACGGCACATCTGTCTATGACAGTACCGGATGAGAATGTTTGGATGGCTCGCGATGTCTTCTTATCCATTCTGTCTGATTCAGTCAAGCAGATTGTGGAGGAGAAAGGAGCTGAAGCAGTAAATCCTTCCTTGTTCCCATCTACTTTTACCATCAGAAACTTGTATGATTTCCCAGCAGGCAATTTCCATTACTTACagaaatcttttgataaCTCCAGTCCAGAAGGCTTCGAGTTTGACATTATTTATAATGCATTAGACACAAAGGAGAGAATAACATCAATCGGCGATGTGGCAAATTTGATCTCTGGCACGATTAACCACGTTGAGACAAAGTTTGCTGAGTTATTTGCCCTTGAGCCAAAAGGCGAGCAATATCATTCATTTGCATTGGAGACACTTTCAAATTTGCTAGGTGGAATAGGCTACTTTCACGGGACCCAACTGGTCGACAGAGTTACCATCTTCGATGATGAACAGTTTGAAGAAGTGAAATTACAACATGCTACTGAGGAAGGCCCACTGAGCTTGTTTACCAGTGTTCCAAGTCGAGCATTCTTCCCGCGAGGATTTTACTGGGATGAGGGGTTCCACCTCTTACAAATTATGGAGTACGACTTTGACCTTGCTTTCGTGATATGTTCCAGCTGGTTTGACCTCATAGAAGCTGACAGCGGCTGGATCGCTAGGGAGGTTATCTTGGGCGATGAGGCTAGAAGTAAAGTCCCTGAAGAATTCAGGGTTCAAAATCCAAATATCGCTAACCCACCGACACTTCTGTTAGCTTTTAGTGAAATGCTGGACAGGGCCATTAAGAACCAAGAGAGTTCCGCTCTGGAGTTTCCTGGACCGGTGGATGATGAGATAACGGCACAAAAGCAAACCAGCCAATTGGAAAACAATCCAGATTTACTGTTGAAATATGCGGAAAGAATCTACCCTAAACTGCTCAAGCACTACAACTGGTTCAAGACCTCCCAGAAAGGACTCATTGAGGAATACGAagagatcttggaagaCGAAGGCATCCTGGAAAAGGttcaccaagaagaggccTACACATGGAGAGGGCGTACAATCAATCATTGCTTACCAAGCGGAATGGATGACTACCCCAGACCGCAGCCACCTGACGTGGCGGAACTCAACGTCGACGCCCTGGCTTGGGTCGGCATCATGACGAGATCCATGAGGCGGATCGCACACGTTTTGAGCCTGAAAGACGATGAGGCGGAATACCAGAAGATAGAGAATAATATCATCGAGAACCTCGATCTTTTGCATTGGAGTGAAGAACACCGATGTTACTGCGACATAACGATTGACAGCCTGGGAGATGGCCGTGCATTTGTGTGCCATGAAGGCTACATTTCTCTCCTCCCCTTCGCCTTGAAACTCGTGCCATTGGACTCCCCCAAACTGAAGCACATCCTTTCGCTGATGTCTGATCCGGAGGGAATCTTCTCCGAGTACGGCTTACTGTCTCTCTCACGAAGAGACGAGTATTTTGGCACAGCTGAAAACTACTGGAGAGGACCGGTTTGGTTGAATATCAACTACTTGTGTTTGGACGCGTTGACCTACTACTTCCCGGCGGTCGTGAGTGGCGCTGCCGAAGGCCTATCCCCTGAAGAATCGCAGGCCAAGCAACTCTTCGTTAGTCTCAAAGAAAGCCTTGTAAACAATGTGTTCAAGAATTGGGAGGAGAGAGGCTACTGTTACGAATCTTACGATCAGTATACTGGAAAAGGCAAGGGAATCGAACACTTTACAGGCTGGACAGCATTGGTTGTCAATATAATGGGAAATAAATAG
- the PGD1 gene encoding Pgd1p (ancestral locus Anc_4.93) → MSSLADLLSPDLKLDDLEASLAGGTKEPQEKVISAIDKAQGSILPMRLQFNDFLQTMSSLDDLQDQTPLERFALIRNKVLDLTNRLQMISEDVGKLQPLFDTIPEYSERYGTKKFQPLETLKVTSQNSTISTPQTQNSGASNPPASKKISKSSGGTPVSHSSTPLGSAAPSTFPAAGKKPRKPRQSKKAQAAAAAAAAAVDTVKSQPSTVLSPTPPAHMINSAPPANPMQMMNGVMPNTMTGSPMQSLMSPVGNTPNGYGLPQQQMQLPQSQQQPQQFNQPTVGNSAPPVQPLNMNSITPANILNMSMGADPQQQQPIQNNPRKNFDPLDFNNLDFGDLNMDMI, encoded by the coding sequence ATGTCTAGCCTTGCCGATCTGTTGAGTCctgatttgaagctggacGACCTAGAGGCATCGCTCGCTGGAGGCACCAAAGAGCCGCAAGAGAAGGTGATAAGCGCAATCGACAAGGCTCAGGGCTCTATTCTGCCGATGCGATTGCAGTTTAACGATTTTTTACAGACTATGTCTAGCCTagatgatcttcaagaccaAACGCCGTTGGAACGGTTTGCATTGATAAGAAACAAGGTGCTAGATTTGACCAATAGACTTCAGATGATCTCCGAGGACGTAGGAAAGCTGCAGCCTTTGTTCGATACTATACCAGAGTACTCAGAGAGGTACGGTACCAAAAAGTTTCAGCCATTGGAGACTTTAAAGGTAACGTCACAAAATAGCACGATTTCGACTCCCCAGACGCAGAATAGTGGGGCTTCGAACCCTCCTGccagcaagaagatcagcaagtCGAGCGGCGGGACACCTGTCAGTCATTCAAGCACACCATTAGGCTCTGCTGCGCCAAGCACATTTCCAGCAGCAGGGAAAAAACCGAGGAAACCGAGACAGAGCAAGAAGGCCCAAGCTGCggctgcagctgcagctgcagctgtGGATACCGTAAAAAGCCAGCCATCAACAGTTTTGTCACCGACTCCGCCAGCTCATATGATAAATTCGGCGCCACCCGCGAATCCCATGCAAATGATGAACGGCGTCATGCCAAACACTATGACGGGGTCTCCAATGCAGTCCCTGATGTCTCCGGTCGGCAATACTCCTAACGGATACGGCCTACCTCAGCAGCAAATGCAGCTGCCGCAGTCACAACAGCAACCGCAACAGTTCAACCAACCCACCGTCGGCAACTCTGCCCCTCCAGTACAACCGCTGAACATGAATAGCATAACTCCCGCCAATATACTGAACATGAGCATGGGAGCAGAtccgcagcagcagcagccaattCAAAATAAtccaagaaagaatttTGATCCGCTCGATTTTAATAACCTCGATTTTGGTGATCTAAACATGGATATGATATAA
- the SCW11 gene encoding putative glucan endo-1,3-beta-D-glucosidase (ancestral locus Anc_4.89), which yields MIHSLIYTLAMLVSFSCAFPLHFHRHELEKRQVITRVHTASTTNTVTDFYSTTTRIVVAPTVEFIISGSATYTTTLFPEGADATALPTATLTTVVQVKNVDISANSGAGGQDAQATTLAQNAASAPVTASAQNAAPAPVTASAQNTAPAQGTTSVQGSAPAQAGPEAATTAAAQTSAPSAKEVQYTVTTPAGVQPTISTADHQETTTLQGNQAGASESASSQSWKDAIGESVVYTSAVTQPPAQVHSTTPTTSSTFSDAEKSETTSFTSATSSSSDHAATSTTSAATSQTNTANSGNNDLAGNVPVAFTYSPYNSDGSCRSADNVYKDLQMIKSHGVSQVRIYGTDCNSLQTVQPACAKLGIKINQGLWIDSSGVESINDGVKGIIEYGQKNGWDIFEYITVGNEAIISGFCSVSDLISKIQSVKAQLRAAGYSGSVTTSEPPVSFENHPELCTSSAIDFVGINPHSYFNTEIDAAGAGAFVEGQVELIKKVCGTSNVVVTETGYPRTGSTNGKNVPSAANQKVAIESILSKLNNQVTILSYFDDLWKNPGPYGIEQSFGIQSLMG from the coding sequence ATGATACACTCGTTAATTTATACGCTGGCTATGCTAGTCAGCTTCTCATGTGCTTTTCCTCTGCATTTTCACAGGCATGAGTTGGAGAAACGTCAGGTCATCACGAGAGTCCACACAGCCAGTACTACCAACACTGTCACCGACTTCTACTCCACTACTACCAGGATTGTGGTCGCCCCAACCGTGGAATTTATCATCAGCGGAAGTGCAACATACACCACAACGTTGTTTCCAGAGGGGGCAGACGCAACAGCTCTGCCTACTGCTACTTTAACGACTGTGGTTCAAGTGAAAAATGTCGATATTTCGGCAAACTCCGGTGCAGGTGGTCAGGACGCTCAAGCGACTACCTTGGCGCAGAATGCTGCCTCTGCCCCAGTGACTGCCTCGGCTCAGAATGCTGCTCCTGCCCCAGTGACTGCCTCGGCTCAGAATACTGCTCCTGCTCAAGGAACTACTTCGGTACAAGGTTCTGCTCCTGCCCAAGCTGGTCCAGAAGCTGCCACAACGGCAGCTGCTCAGACTAGTGCCCCAAGTGCCAAAGAAGTGCAATACACTGTAACGACACCAGCAGGTGTTCAGCCCACGATATCTACAGCCGACCATCAAGAGACCACAACATTGCAAGGTAATCAAGCCGGAGCCAGCGAGTCAGCCTCGTCCCAGAGTTGGAAAGATGCTATCGGTGAAAGCGTGGTTTATACATCAGCAGTTACTCAGCCGCCTGCCCAAGTACACTCGACAACGCCAacgacttcttcgacgTTCAGCGATGCTGAAAAATCCGAAACGACATCTTTCACCTCGGCAACAAGTTCGTCCAGCGATCACGCTGCTACTTCAACCACTTCTGCCGCAACCTCTCAGACAAACACAGCTAATTCAGGGAATAATGATCTTGCCGGAAACGTCCCCGTCGCATTTACTTACTCTCCATATAACTCGGATGGCAGTTGTAGGTCGGCTGATAACGTTTACAAGGACTTACAGATGATAAAATCCCATGGCGTTTCACAGGTTCGCATATATGGTACAGACTGTAATTCGCTACAGACAGTTCAACCGGCATGCGCCAAGCTGGGAATCAAAATTAATCAAGGCCTATGGATCGATTCAAGTGGAGTCGAGTCAATCAATGATGGTGTCAAGGGTATTATTGAATACGGTCAAAAAAATGGTTGGGACATATTTGAATACATTACAGTCGGTAATGAAGCCATCATTTCTGGCTTTTGCAGTGTTAGCGATCTGATTTCCAAAATTCAATCTGTCAAAGCCCAATTAAGGGCCGCTGGTTACTCAGGCTCTGTAACCACCAGCGAGCCCCCCGtctcttttgaaaaccacCCTGAATTGTGCACTTCATCCGCCATTGATTTCGTCGGTATCAATCCCCACTCATACTTTAACACTGAGATCGATGCAGCCGGCGCAGGCGCATTCGTCGAGGGCCAGGTCGAATTGATAAAGAAAGTTTGTGGCACTTCTAATGTTGTGGTGACTGAAACAGGCTATCCAAGAACAGGTAGCACGAATGGTAAAAATGTTCCATCCGCTGCCAATCAAAAGGTAGCCATCGAGtcaattctttcaaagctcaaCAACCAGGTCACAATATTGTCATACTTCGACGACTTGTGGAAAAATCCCGGTCCGTATGGTATTGAACAATCTTTTGGCATTCAGTCTCTCATGGGATAA
- a CDS encoding uncharacterized protein (ancestral locus Anc_4.94), with translation MVDLDKLEKDSRRLRRLQKFSNEARDRIINDPLNDRALLSRSSSSSLDDLRNSAKLRSKLLEHLKVVWTQYSPVKDSQVEHGLRKLREVIIGIYGQHNQDEEFMLFTFDVYKLSYEYYHAKKEHHKLGNLVLAFMVSNVPKRLAAEYAEAYAIFISHIERDMGNCLKFVNKWHSEGKLDDSYRRYVRMSMILNNRTESAGKWFELLKEIPNSSLVYKLLRSSSAFLEMRDRCFATVSRCYNQISMSFLLHYWFHDFLDEAELKTRLKTKVNDHGTEIVEFERTRR, from the coding sequence ATGGTTGATCTAGATAAATTGGAGAAGGATTCAAGAAGGCTTCGAAGGCTGCAGAAGTTTTCTAATGAGGCTAGAGACAGGATAATTAACGACCCGTTAAATGACAGAGCACTGTTAAGTCGCTCTAGTTCTAGCAGTTTGGATGATCTGAGAAACTCTGCAAAGCTCAGGAGCAAGCTATTGGAACACTTAAAAGTCGTATGGACGCAATACAGTCCTGTCAAAGATAGTCAGGTTGAACACGGACTGAGGAAGCTGCGAGAAGTGATTATCGGCATCTATGGGCAACACAACCAGGACGAAGAGTTCATGCTGTTCACTTTCGACGTTTACAAATTGTCGTACGAATATTACcatgccaagaaagaacaTCACAAGCTAGGTAACCTGGTACTGGCATTCATGGTCAGCAATGTACCCAAACGTCTGGCTGCAGAGTACGCAGAAGCTTATGCCATCTTTATCTCACATATCGAACGTGATATGGGAAACTGCCTCAAATTTGTGAATAAGTGGCATTCCGAGGGCAAATTAGACGATTCATATAGGAGGTACGTTCGCATGTCCATGATTCTTAACAATCGTACTGAGAGTGCAGGTAAGTGGTTTGAGCTACTGAAGGAAATCCCGAACTCCTCACTGGTTTACAAGTTGTTGAGAAGCTCATCGGCGTTTCTCGAAATGCGCGACAGATGCTTCGCAACTGTCAGCCGATGCTACAACCAAATCTCCATGAGCTTCCTGTTACATTACTGGTTCCACGACTTTCTGGACGAAGCAGAGCTCAAAACACGTCTCAAGACCAAGGTTAACGATCATGGAACAGAGATTGTAGAATTTGAACGGACAAGACGTTAA
- the RRN6 gene encoding Rrn6p (ancestral locus Anc_4.91): MSEKAFPRKYSVGAQLGIGVKSAALYNPSKGKIENSEYGWTEAYDDQLAIDLSKLRISADRCMVDGLSRTIQTDEVIDDGYFVDDEDDEESYEDSEADEHWKEILLSRLSWESLSPVIPRNFQYFKEVELNREYMYDIKSKLNSPHDFVPGNLITDLSRSDLISSGQAGTQLKTKGATSYDPTVGPLFITGEIQTIPDLRNNIQPRRILVYSSGKANSLLNIAVADEKRNDKENVSFDQIRSSCCVEMASAIKSVKISNLSGMLGRKSDLIGVMTESDLHMIKIENISSHHDIKISMCEPLPFKHFGDFPFADFAFNPWDLRQFAVVDVKGNFGLCQMPKSFKAGGRCQVSKDNFGTIFDPEELSNWRRIEWSSSFTRLLVMDRSKLIELDLAHDWELEIIQAKTWSRLLDYHRLDDDYGILLTSREIILISTKQSNEHLTREISWKHDLNPEDTTLRLCVQAIKPGGNNLLLACIFSRNHSQIYVQCFSLNDRKTSIKLGGSPVLLQVPHVTAGLKGVCLYDRSVDDAVEISAVNSQPSMQLSMFISETESRTFWHYIVTSGDLPINQNVGLNSKFSNSRVVCQKDESYFPRNVPSLVTRVHQATRLIANPERNATPESEMFQTYGYQLSEAINKLLPTWADSEKSLAQLQSPIRHLATVPNDIHNLSEFTSLLQQLSQHYTDQGLMFTSFKTISSLLLREAAEDLDIFYSKLLQCWDLVTTNSEALTRCVIRDAVMSTLHFWKPSLYSAVEEKLRESLSGSHREIVDSWTEEDLPTTMTQESSATFDQSQLFQGSQSQIPTIKASQARSSKRTKRTAAGLTSGKVLKVAYSQPLFNKENMAAPPLLSATHLPSTLPETMTPAFSLMQPAGSFSQSQSSQRSKRKKKVGGFG; this comes from the coding sequence ATGAGCGAGAAAGCTTTCCCTAGAAAGTACTCGGTAGGAGCTCAGCTAGGTATAGGTGTTAAGAGTGCTGCTCTTTACAATCCTAGTAAGGGAAAGATCGAAAACAGTGAGTACGGATGGACAGAGGCGTATGACGATCAATTGGCTATAGACTTGAGTAAGTTGAGAATCTCTGCCGACCGCTGTATGGTGGATGGTTTATCTCGAACTATTCAAACAGACGAGGTAATAGACGATGGTTATTTTGttgacgatgaggatgatgaagaaagttATGAAGATAGCGAAGCTGACGAGCACTGGAAGGAAATTCTACTTTCGAGGTTAAGTTGGGAGTCCCTGTCGCCTGTTATTCCCCGCAATTTCCAGTACTTTAAAGAGGTCGAGCTTAACAGGGAATACATGTACGATATCAAGAGTAAACTCAATTCTCCGCACGACTTTGTACCAGGAAATTTAATTACAGATTTGTCTCGAAGTGATCTAATCTCTAGTGGGCAAGCCGGGACTCAGTTGAAGACGAAGGGCGCAACCTCCTACGATCCAACAGTGGGTCCCTTGTTCATAACTGGCGAAATCCAGACAATACCAGATTTGAGAAATAACATCCAGCCACGCCGCATACTAGTATATAGCAGTGGAAAGGCCAATTCCCTTTTGAACATCGCTGTGGCGGACGAGAAGAGGAATGATAAGGAAAATGTTTCATTCGATCAGATTAGAAGCTCTTGTTGCGTGGAAATGGCGTCGGCTATTAAAAGCGTCAAGATCTCAAATTTATCAGGAATGCTTGGCAGGAAAAGCGATTTGATAGGAGTAATGACGGAAAGCGACCTTCATATGATAAAGATTGAGAACATCAGTTCTCACCATGACATAAAAATAAGCATGTGTGAGCCACTTCCATTCAAGCATTTTGGCGATTTTCCTTTCGCTGATTTTGCCTTCAATCCCTGGGATCTTCGGCAGTTCGCAGTAGTCGATGTGAAGGGCAACTTTGGTCTTTGCCAGATGCCGAAGTCATTCAAGGCTGGCGGTAGGTGTCAGGTCTCGAAAGACAATTTTGGTACCATATTCGATCCCGAAGAACTCTCAAATTGGCGGAGGATCGAGTGGTCGTCGTCATTCACAAGGTTACTGGTTATGGATAGGTCGAAATTAATCGAGCTAGATCTCGCTCATGATTGGGAGCTTGAAATAATACAAGCAAAGACGTGGTCGAGATTACTTGATTATCATAGACTGGACGATGATTATGGTATTTTACTGACTAGCAGAGAAATCATCCTCATAAGCACGAAACAAAGCAATGAGCACCTGACCAGAGAGATATCTTGGAAGCATGATCTGAATCCCGAAGATACAACACTAAGGCTTTGCGTGCAAGCCATTAAGCCGGGCGGGAACAATCTACTACTTGCCTGCATCTTTTCGAGAAATCACTCCCAGATTTATGTCCAATGCTTCTCATTGAATGACAGAAAAACCTCCATAAAATTAGGAGGGAGCCCTGTTCTTCTACAGGTACCGCACGTTACAGCAGGTCTTAAAGGTGTTTGCCTTTATGACCGCTCAGTTGATGACGCAGTCGAGATTTCAGCAGTCAACTCTCAGCCAAGCATGCAATTAAGCATGTTTATTAGTGAGACGGAGAGCAGGACATTCTGGCATTATATTGTGACTAGCGGCGATCTGCCGATCAACCAAAATGTGGGCTTGAACTCCAAGTTCTCGAACAGCCGCGTAGTTTGTCAGAAAGACGAATCATATTTCCCACGTAACGTCCCAAGCTTGGTGACAAGGGTCCATCAGGCTACAAGGTTAATTGCGAACCCTGAGAGAAACGCAACGCCCGAAAGCGAAATGTTTCAAACCTATGGCTATCAACTGTCTGAAGCCATAAATAAGCTTTTGCCAACCTGGGCTGACTCCGAGAAATCCTTAGCACAACTCCAGTCGCCTATACGGCACCTGGCAACGGTACCGAATGACATTCACAATCTCTCTGAATTTACTTCTTTATTGCAGCAACTATCTCAACACTACACAGATCAGGGATTGATGTTCACAAGCTTCAAGACAATTTCATCTCTGTTGCTGCGAGAGGCTGCTGAAGACTTGGATATATTTTACAGTAAGTTATTGCAGTGTTGGGATTTAGTAACGACCAATTCGGAGGCACTTACTAGGTGTGTCATAAGAGACGCGGTTATGAGCACTCTTCACTTTTGGAAGCCCTCGCTGTATAGTGCAGTAGAGGAGAAATTGCGAGAGTCTCTAAGTGGATCGCATCGAGAAATCGTTGATTCATGGACCGAGGAAGACCTCCCGACCACTATGACCCAAGAGAGCTCAGCTACATTTGACCAATCCCAGCTTTTCCAGGGCAGCCAGTCCCAAATTCCTACAATTAAAGCCTCGCAGGCTCGTTCCTCCAAGCGGACTAAGAGAACAGCGGCCGGCCTGACTTCTGGCAAAGTATTGAAGGTCGCCTATAGCCAACcgctcttcaacaaagaaaatATGGCTGCGCCTCCACTGCTTTCGGCGACCCACCTCCCTAGTACTCTTCCGGAGACAATGACTCCAGCGTTTAGTTTGATGCAACCAGCGGGCAGCTTCTCTCAATCACAAAGTTCTCAGAGGTCGAAGcgaaagaagaaggtggGAGGGTTCGGCTGA